The Lacipirellula parvula genome window below encodes:
- a CDS encoding alpha/beta fold hydrolase produces the protein MPHVETNGIKLYYEEVGAGPPLVCIMGITGPGSVWSNHTAIWSKHFRCILVDNRGVGQSDMPPGPYSSAMMADDYAGLMDALQIDRARVIGCSMGSAIAQQLAIRHPQRVESLVLMCPWARCDRYARDVFEHLRVAKAKLTAAEFVRYLQLLIFTKPYWDSDAGYQTLLDGRLLASEDPAPQPLYALEAQADACVTHDVLADLGLIGCRTLVIGGKDDIFTPQWMAEEVAAAIPSCELHLYADAGHAFHWEQIEDFNPRIAKWFAER, from the coding sequence ATGCCTCATGTCGAAACCAACGGAATCAAGCTCTACTACGAAGAAGTAGGCGCCGGTCCGCCGCTCGTCTGCATCATGGGCATCACGGGGCCGGGGAGCGTTTGGTCCAACCATACAGCGATTTGGAGCAAGCACTTTCGCTGCATCCTGGTCGACAACCGCGGCGTCGGACAAAGCGACATGCCGCCGGGACCGTATTCGTCGGCAATGATGGCCGACGATTACGCCGGCCTCATGGACGCATTGCAGATCGATCGCGCTCGCGTGATCGGCTGCTCGATGGGGAGCGCTATCGCCCAGCAACTCGCCATTCGCCATCCACAACGGGTGGAGAGCCTAGTGCTGATGTGCCCGTGGGCGCGGTGCGATCGCTACGCCCGCGATGTGTTTGAGCATCTGCGCGTTGCCAAAGCGAAGCTGACGGCAGCCGAGTTCGTGCGCTACCTGCAACTCCTCATCTTCACGAAACCTTACTGGGACAGCGACGCCGGCTACCAGACGTTGTTAGACGGCCGCCTGCTGGCGAGCGAAGACCCGGCGCCGCAGCCGCTGTATGCCCTCGAAGCGCAAGCGGATGCCTGCGTGACCCATGATGTGCTGGCCGACCTCGGCCTTATCGGCTGCCGAACGCTAGTCATTGGCGGCAAGGACGATATTTTCACGCCGCAGTGGATGGCTGAAGAGGTCGCCGCAGCGATTCCGAGCTGCGAACTTCATCTTTACGCCGACGCGGGGCATGCCTTCCACTGGGAGCAGATCGAAGACTTCAATCCGCGCATCGCAAAGTGGTTCGCGGAACGCTAG
- a CDS encoding sugar phosphate isomerase/epimerase family protein gives MSTNTLPFRFGNECYTWFMSGAGATHANRLEHMVEITARAGMTGIEPIHFWMGDLAEPRRLAEALQKHQVQLAAIALVLEWNHPAETEHERAEADRVIDLLAQFPGALLCTVQLPTSRDDLSQRRKNLAANLNAVSRRAADRGVNASFHPNSPPTSINRTAEDYDVILNGLDSQATGWTPDVGHIINGSMDPLATMQQWQPLINHVHFKDWDGQPEFALMGAGRVDLIGVTKWLNSWNYGGWIICEDEAEQAVDDPEGVTLHDGRWIRETLIPAIA, from the coding sequence ATGTCGACGAATACCCTCCCCTTTCGATTCGGCAACGAGTGCTACACGTGGTTCATGAGCGGCGCGGGGGCCACGCATGCGAACCGACTAGAGCACATGGTTGAGATCACTGCCCGCGCTGGCATGACGGGCATCGAGCCGATTCACTTCTGGATGGGCGATTTGGCCGAGCCACGGCGGCTCGCTGAGGCATTGCAAAAGCATCAGGTGCAGTTGGCTGCCATTGCGTTGGTGTTGGAATGGAACCACCCAGCGGAGACCGAGCACGAACGAGCCGAGGCAGATCGCGTGATCGATCTGCTAGCGCAGTTCCCAGGCGCCCTGCTCTGCACTGTGCAGCTGCCAACCAGCCGCGATGATTTGTCGCAACGGCGAAAGAACCTCGCGGCGAATCTCAACGCCGTGTCGCGTCGCGCCGCGGATCGCGGAGTAAACGCCTCTTTCCACCCGAACTCGCCGCCGACGTCGATCAATCGCACCGCCGAAGATTACGACGTCATCCTCAACGGCCTTGATTCGCAGGCGACGGGGTGGACCCCCGACGTGGGGCACATCATCAACGGTAGTATGGATCCGCTCGCCACGATGCAGCAGTGGCAGCCGCTGATTAATCACGTCCATTTCAAGGATTGGGACGGCCAACCGGAGTTCGCGCTGATGGGCGCCGGCAGAGTCGACCTCATCGGCGTCACGAAATGGCTGAACTCCTGGAACTACGGCGGTTGGATCATTTGCGAAGATGAAGCGGAGCAAGCGGTTGACGATCCCGAAGGCGTGACGCTGCATGATGGCCGCTGGATTCGTGAAACGCTCATTCCCGCGATCGCTTGA
- a CDS encoding TIM barrel protein, whose product MTVSWKLHNAMGPGLVGKEPGTDHPPISLERMLDLTRDAGVGTRRFDGVDLSLYMPHVDMDADDGAFQALVDALKSRGLVCGSVVAPVWGDLGGGSAMGDAEQRKRFLAAVEKSCRYASRLREAGVRPYGAVRIDSADNPTRWAESPRENSRRIADTFREAGRIADGFGEVLAAEGEICWAGMHSWRHMAELLEAIYRPGLVGFQADLAHTYLYMLGYNAPEHRLLNRDYSVDEFWEAYGAMTRALGPWTLDVHIAQSDGTVFGSGAHDKTGRHCRADDPRGKLNVAKCARYWLLDGDGVPRPAIKHICWDGCMISNEALEAPATWDKILALMVEVSESTAAVAKRG is encoded by the coding sequence ATGACCGTTAGTTGGAAGCTGCATAACGCGATGGGCCCCGGTCTCGTCGGCAAAGAGCCAGGGACCGATCACCCGCCGATTTCGCTGGAGCGAATGCTCGATCTCACTCGCGACGCCGGGGTGGGGACTCGTCGCTTCGACGGGGTCGATCTCTCGCTTTACATGCCGCATGTCGACATGGATGCGGACGACGGCGCGTTTCAGGCGTTGGTCGACGCTCTGAAATCACGCGGCTTGGTCTGCGGATCGGTGGTCGCGCCTGTTTGGGGCGATCTCGGCGGCGGCAGTGCGATGGGCGATGCCGAGCAGCGCAAACGCTTTCTAGCTGCGGTTGAAAAGTCGTGTCGCTACGCGAGTCGCTTGCGCGAGGCGGGCGTGCGGCCGTATGGCGCCGTGCGGATCGACTCGGCAGATAATCCCACGCGCTGGGCGGAAAGCCCGCGCGAGAACTCGCGGCGGATTGCCGATACCTTTCGCGAAGCGGGCCGGATTGCCGACGGCTTCGGCGAGGTCCTCGCGGCCGAGGGCGAAATCTGCTGGGCGGGGATGCACTCGTGGCGTCACATGGCCGAGTTGTTGGAAGCAATCTATCGGCCGGGGCTCGTTGGGTTTCAAGCCGATCTGGCCCACACCTACCTCTACATGCTCGGATACAACGCGCCGGAGCACCGCCTGTTGAATCGCGACTACTCGGTCGACGAGTTCTGGGAAGCCTACGGCGCCATGACGCGAGCGCTCGGGCCTTGGACGCTCGACGTTCACATCGCGCAGAGCGACGGCACGGTGTTCGGCAGCGGCGCGCACGACAAGACGGGCCGGCATTGCCGAGCCGACGATCCGCGCGGCAAGTTGAACGTCGCGAAGTGCGCCCGTTACTGGCTACTCGACGGCGATGGCGTGCCGCGACCAGCGATCAAGCACATCTGCTGGGACGGTTGCATGATTTCAAACGAGGCGCTCGAAGCGCCAGCGACTTGGGACAAAATTTTAGCGCTGATGGTCGAGGTTTCCGAGAGCACGGCTGCCGTGGCCAAACGAGGCTAG
- a CDS encoding DinB family protein has translation MTTSIGNIIADSLQLGLSKTKGLLVGVTEEMFARLASPGGVVVKSNHASFVLGHLAIYPARIVEQLAGDAAALKLPESFVEVYSPTAKCLDDPEGTIYPPMQEVVDRFFAGYEAALGQFRQSDDELFLRPNPTGGRSTELFPTIGSMHAFYAGGHIMLHLGQLSAWRRMSGLGEA, from the coding sequence GTGACGACCTCTATCGGAAACATTATCGCCGACTCGCTGCAACTAGGCCTGAGCAAAACGAAAGGCCTACTCGTCGGCGTCACGGAAGAGATGTTCGCAAGACTGGCGTCCCCAGGCGGCGTGGTGGTCAAGTCGAACCACGCTTCGTTCGTGCTCGGGCACCTCGCGATCTACCCGGCGCGGATTGTCGAACAGCTTGCCGGCGATGCGGCGGCGTTGAAGTTGCCGGAAAGCTTCGTCGAAGTCTACTCGCCGACGGCGAAATGCCTCGACGACCCTGAAGGGACGATCTATCCGCCGATGCAAGAAGTCGTCGACCGGTTCTTCGCCGGCTACGAAGCGGCGCTGGGGCAGTTTCGCCAGAGCGACGACGAGCTGTTTCTGCGGCCGAACCCCACGGGCGGTCGATCGACGGAACTCTTCCCAACCATCGGATCGATGCACGCGTTCTACGCGGGCGGCCACATCATGCTGCACTTGGGGCAGCTGAGCGCCTGGCGGCGCATGTCGGGCCTAGGCGAAGCCTGA
- a CDS encoding AraC family transcriptional regulator has product MSRAQTTFAEPQGANPPTPFRLHAPAALDPPLRSSAAHLAPCRSAGGGDPLSEFLARLHFLNWRCETTTLALDSVVLVEAGATAIALVLSGSLDVESAEGSRLQLKPGGLALLSAHGTLRASTTTPGLPHEHRESPPTLLTARFDASAVGLPLAGLLPPCISSAGCHSPGPLRDSALLSWLSTQATSHAPGSMAVASRFLQSLLIELLRDYLASSDGPEAAQAPAARGAYQATFDACLGPVMRLVHASPHRDWTVHSMARESGLSRSAFADRFRTVVGQPPLQYVTEIRMQKAAELLELTDVPVKRIAAQVGYESVSAFSSAFKRRFGVPPISLRQATAASSDAPAE; this is encoded by the coding sequence GTGAGCCGCGCCCAAACCACATTCGCCGAGCCGCAAGGCGCCAATCCGCCGACGCCTTTCCGGCTGCACGCTCCTGCTGCGCTTGATCCGCCCCTGCGGTCTTCCGCAGCTCATTTAGCGCCGTGCCGCAGTGCTGGCGGCGGCGATCCGCTCAGCGAGTTCTTGGCGCGGCTCCATTTCCTCAACTGGCGTTGCGAAACAACGACGCTCGCGCTGGATTCAGTCGTCTTGGTTGAAGCTGGCGCCACGGCAATCGCGCTCGTTCTCAGCGGATCGCTCGATGTTGAATCGGCCGAAGGTTCGCGCCTGCAACTCAAGCCTGGCGGACTGGCGCTGTTGTCAGCTCACGGAACGCTGCGAGCCTCAACGACAACGCCCGGCCTGCCCCACGAACACCGTGAATCGCCGCCGACGCTGCTCACCGCCCGCTTCGACGCCAGCGCCGTCGGACTACCGCTCGCCGGCCTGCTGCCGCCTTGCATTTCGTCCGCCGGTTGCCATTCTCCCGGCCCGCTTCGCGACTCAGCGCTGCTAAGCTGGCTGTCGACTCAAGCGACTTCGCACGCTCCAGGCAGCATGGCGGTGGCGAGCCGCTTTCTGCAGTCGTTGTTGATCGAACTGCTACGCGACTATCTCGCGTCCAGTGATGGCCCCGAAGCCGCTCAGGCGCCTGCAGCTAGGGGCGCTTATCAGGCGACATTCGACGCTTGCCTCGGTCCGGTGATGCGATTGGTGCACGCCTCGCCGCACCGCGATTGGACCGTCCATTCGATGGCTCGCGAATCGGGCCTCTCGCGTTCCGCGTTCGCCGATCGGTTTCGCACCGTCGTCGGCCAGCCGCCGCTGCAATATGTCACCGAGATTCGCATGCAGAAGGCGGCTGAACTGCTCGAACTGACCGACGTCCCGGTGAAGCGGATTGCCGCCCAGGTCGGTTACGAGTCGGTATCGGCATTCAGCAGCGCGTTCAAGCGCCGCTTCGGCGTGCCCCCCATCTCGCTGCGGCAAGCGACCGCCGCTTCGAGCGACGCCCCCGCCGAGTGA
- a CDS encoding BBP7 family outer membrane beta-barrel protein codes for MSRLSPSIIRLLMLAFAATAIGGRAYGSDVPIDADEEEVVQTLSLEEPLDAPLEAASNAAPAAADTMEPTDYYDETLVQEFSESPECTDGCSLAPLNSRFWFTAEYLLWGTEGMYVPALVSTSPIGTASGQAGVLDGSSTTLLKGESHFNDDVRSGARFEFGYWLDSEQLDSIAATYFFIGQGSSGYHVDPAQNGIIARPFYNVEDEAGDARLVAYPNLVTGTVDIAAQMNFHAASVEYRRRAINSGRYKIDWLFGYQFAQLDENITIRDSTLSLSGITQGTSINLYDAFDSSNAFHGALLGLAAHEQLSDNWTGDVYGKGSIGGVASRTNITGETATTLNNVTTTNAGGLLTQTTNLGVHREGYVSSAWEFGLRARRKLTSNMSFTIGYTWFLLSHVERAGEQIDLAVNVSQIPPGSLSGLARPAFPGEKSSFWTQGISVGLESRF; via the coding sequence ATGTCGCGACTTTCGCCGTCGATAATCCGCCTGCTGATGCTCGCCTTCGCGGCGACCGCCATCGGCGGCCGCGCGTACGGTAGCGACGTGCCAATCGACGCCGACGAGGAAGAGGTCGTTCAGACACTCTCGCTTGAGGAACCCCTCGACGCGCCGCTAGAAGCTGCGAGCAACGCCGCACCGGCCGCGGCCGACACAATGGAGCCGACGGATTACTACGACGAAACGCTCGTTCAGGAATTCTCTGAATCTCCTGAATGCACCGACGGCTGCAGCCTCGCGCCGCTGAACTCGCGCTTTTGGTTCACCGCCGAGTACCTGCTGTGGGGAACCGAGGGGATGTACGTCCCGGCCCTCGTCAGTACCAGCCCGATTGGGACCGCATCGGGCCAGGCGGGCGTCTTGGACGGCTCCTCGACGACGCTCCTCAAAGGCGAATCGCACTTCAACGACGACGTCCGCTCCGGCGCACGGTTTGAGTTCGGCTATTGGCTCGATTCGGAACAGCTCGACTCGATCGCCGCCACGTACTTTTTCATCGGCCAAGGCTCGTCCGGCTACCACGTTGACCCGGCTCAGAACGGCATCATCGCGCGTCCCTTCTACAACGTGGAAGACGAAGCGGGCGACGCGCGGCTCGTCGCCTATCCGAATCTTGTCACCGGCACGGTCGATATCGCCGCGCAGATGAACTTTCACGCCGCGTCGGTCGAGTACCGCCGACGTGCGATCAACTCGGGCCGTTACAAAATTGATTGGCTGTTCGGATACCAATTTGCGCAGCTCGACGAGAACATCACCATCCGCGATTCGACGCTGTCACTCTCCGGCATCACGCAGGGAACAAGCATCAATCTCTACGACGCGTTCGACTCGTCGAACGCGTTCCACGGAGCGCTCCTCGGGCTAGCGGCGCACGAGCAGCTCAGCGACAACTGGACCGGCGACGTCTACGGCAAGGGGTCGATCGGCGGCGTAGCCAGCCGAACCAACATCACTGGCGAAACGGCCACGACGCTGAACAACGTCACCACGACGAACGCCGGCGGCCTGCTCACGCAGACGACCAATCTCGGCGTTCATCGCGAAGGCTACGTCAGTTCTGCATGGGAGTTCGGACTCCGTGCACGCCGCAAGCTGACCAGCAACATGTCATTCACTATTGGCTACACTTGGTTCTTGCTGAGCCACGTCGAACGCGCCGGCGAACAGATTGACCTCGCGGTCAATGTGTCGCAAATCCCGCCCGGCAGCCTGAGCGGTTTAGCCCGACCGGCGTTCCCCGGCGAAAAATCAAGCTTCTGGACGCAGGGAATCAGCGTCGGCCTTGAGTCTCGCTTCTAA